CTGAGATCTCCCTCAGCGCTTCGGCCCATCTGGATGTGCTGTCGGCCATGAGTGCAACGTCATAGCCCATGTCCCTGTAATACTCGGCGATTGTAATGCCTGTGTAGATACTCGCCTCCCGGGCTGCGACGGGCATGTTGGACGTATTGGCTATCAGCACAGTCCTCTCCATAAGCGGTTTCCCGCTCTTTGGGTCAAGCAGCTCAGGAAAGGTTGTTAGTATTTCCGTCATCTCATTGCCGCGTTCCCCGCATCCGACATAAACGACAACATCACTGTCTGACCACTTCGAAAGCTGGTGTTGTACGACCGTCTTTCCAGATCCGAACGGTCCTGGCACGGCAACAGTCCCTCCTTTTGCTACAGGGAAAAGGGCATCTATTACTCTCTGTCCGGTAACAAGCGGAACAGAGGGGGGAAGTTTATTCACCACCTTCCTTGCAACTCTTACAGGCCAGTCCTGCTTCAGTCTGACCGCTACCGGGCCCTTTTCGGTCCTGACTGATGTAAGTTCGTCTGATACTGCGTAGTCTCCTTCTTTCAGCTCGTCTATGACACCGCTAATCCCAAATGGTACCATTATTTTGTGATTTATCAGGCTTGTCTCCTGGACTTCCCCGATAACCTGCCCTTCGCTTACTCTGTCTCCCCTCTTTACAAGTGGTTTGAATGCCCACTTTTTTGTCTCATCAAGGGGACTGGCGGAGAATCCTCTTCTGATAAAATCACCGCTCTTCTCCCTGATTATATCAAGCGGTCTCTGGATACCGTCATATATGGATTTGAGAAGACCGGGTCCAAGCTCAACTGAAAGGGGTTTTCCCACATTCTCGACCTTCTCTCCGGGTCGCATGCCGCTGGTGTCTTCATACACCTGGATAGTCACTTTGTTTCCGGTAATTCTGATAACTTCGCCTACCAGGCCCAGATCGCCTACCCTTACAACGTCGTACATTCTGGCGTCTGAAAGGTCTTCAGCGATAACAACCGGTCCTGATACTCTAGTAACTTTTCCCATTTAATCACCTGCCAATCTCAACGCCAAGAACCCTCTTGGCAAATTTTTCTATTGACTCCTCTTCCCTTCCGCCTGGAAGTGGAATGAAAACAATAAGTGGAGAAGTGGACGTGTTCACAATGCCGATTGTCCGTGCATCCATCGACTTCCTTATATTTTCGGAAAGCATGATAAATGAATGTTTCCCCGCCGCAAGCAATTCCCTGAACTTATCAACCGCCTCAGGTCCTTCGGCAACATAGGCATCCGCTACCCCGAGCAGTCTGAATCCCAAGACAAGCTCCCTTTCGCCTACCGCAGCTATGCTGCCTGTGAAACCGCTTCCCGGCAATTCAGTAGCCTCCTGTGAGTTCCCTGATTTCAGCCTCGTTTACCCCGTATACCTTGCCCGTGACAATCGCATGCAGCACTTCCCTTTCTCTTTCTGCCTTGAGTATGAATGCGAAAACAGAACCTATTGAAATTGACTGGGATGAAAGAATCGTAGAATATTTCTGATAGAGGGAGAGTCTCATAGACGCCTCGAATCTCTTCAGATCGGCTACCTCCTTTTCCTGTATGGAAGATTTTGAAAGCCCCGTCCGTTCGGCAAACCTGCTCATGACAGAGCCTACGCTGTTCTCATCATAAACCTGTCTCAGTGTGTCTGACTGTAGTGTTCCGTACGGTATGACATCCTCTTTCATGCTTTCAAAAGATACTGCCAAGTCTTTTGCAGTAACAAGCATCATTATGTTTCGAATGTCTACCTCCTCCCTGAAATACCTGATAAGCGGTCCCTCACTCCCGAGGTAGAACCTGAGGCTAGCAAAGAGCCTCCTGTAGTAAAAACGATCGAGCGCTCTGAGCATTGGAGAGACATCTCCTCCCTTCCTGTAACTGTCTATTTCCTGTAGCAGGGTTGAGCCATAGCCGTATCTGGAAAGCGTTTCAACGATAGATTCGATATCCGGCAGGGAGAGAAGCAGATTGAAATCCTCTTTTTTCATATTGCCGGCAAAGACACCGAGAGCAACATCCCTGAAGGTTACCAGAAAAGCCTCTGTCTCCTTCAGCGAATACCCCAGGAATTTTGCCGTCAGTACAGATTTAATATTCTGTATGTCCCACTTTGAAAGATATGCTCTGAGTATGTCAGTTGCGTTGGGAGGAGGGGCAAACTGTGCAATCCTGTTCCTTATCGCAAGACGTCGGTTTATCGCCATTTCGAGCAGCTCCGGATTCCTGTAGCCGGAGTAAAGCTGGTCTATGTCCTCCTTGTATGACCTTGACGATAACGACCTTGTTATACCTTCGATATCCATGTCGTACAGTGATTTGATAAAACTTTCATTCAGAAATTCCGTTTGCGAGGCTTTGATTCTCCCGTAGCTCCCTGAATATGTCGAGTCCATGTCAATTTGCACCGATTCTTTCATAAAGTACCAGAGACAGTCTTTCCCTGAGATCTTTTATCAGCGTTGTCACGGTCAGATCCATTTCCATGCTTCCATCCGCAGACTCTGCAATTATTCCGCCGTAAGGATCTATATCTTTCTCTATTGTCTTTAGACCTTTCATCAGTTTTGAATCCTTTGGGCTTATCATAATTCTACAGTCTTTGCCAAGTTTCCGTTGAGCTGCATCGACCATGGCCGCTAGTATTTTCTTGTATGATGAAGACGAACGCACATCCTTCATTGACTCAAACGCAGTCGTAAGGTATTCCTCAATCAGCGTCGATCTCTTCTCCCATATGAGTTTCCTGGCCTCTATTTCCGCGTTGGAAAGCTCCCTGTTTTCAAGCGCTCGTGAATCTTCGTCTTCCTTCTTTTTAGCGCTTTGCTCTATTTCCTTTATTTTCCTTTCAGTTTCTTTCTCGATGGCTTCTTTCTGGGACTGATACTTTGCAATGATGGAAGCTGCTTCGTCAGACTTGCGCCGCTCAATCGACTGCAGTATGTTGTCTAGTGGCATGGTACCACTTCACAGAATATGCAGCAGCAGGATCAAACCAAGTACAAATCCCAGTATCCAAAGAGTTTCAGGTATCACAAAGAAAAACAGAACCTGCCCAAACTTCTCCGGCTTTTCAGCAATAATTCCCATGCCGGCGGCACCGATGCCCTGTTGTGCCATGCCAGTACCGATCAGCCCTCCGGCAATGGAAATTGAAGCTGCGATTGCAAGCAAAGCGTCCTGGGTGGTTAGAACCATCTATTATTCACCATTTGCCAATTTGCGCGTCTTATAAAAAACTTGCCTATGTCGTCGTTCCATTGCCAATCGTATGCAATGCGCTGGAATTCGGTTGGATGCAAAAATTTTGAAGCAGGCACTCCATTAGTCCTGTCATGAATGAAAGAAGACAGTATGCCCCTAAAAGGGCTGTCTCCGGCATCAGGATAAGACATTATCGTATTGAAGATCGACCTTTTGTCGTCCACTGTCTTGTAGAATCGCAGCAATACATTTCCTCAATTGACAATTTTTCCCTGTGCATTCTCAGGAAACGGTACGGCGAGAACATGATGGAGATGCTGATATCAGGCCTGCGGGAAGGCGGCTGCATCCTTATTGCCGAAATTCAAGGAAAAAATGTGGGAATGATATCAGCATCTGTGCATAATCCGTCAGCATTGGAAGTTATTGAAATGGCCAGCATAAAGCGGGGAGTCATAACTGAGCTATTTGTTGAAGCGGATTACAGGGGAAAAGGAGTGGCAATCCGGCTTATCGAGGAGGCGGAACGTTGGCTTAAATCGAATTATTGCCAACTGTCATTTCTCAACGTTCTGTCGGGAAACGGCAGGGCCCACAGCCTGTATTCCCATCTCGGATACAAGGAATATGAGCTGATTATGATGAAGAGACTGAGTTAAAAACGTTAAAAACCAACATATAAAGATCGCAGGGTTTTAACCTGAAGAGCGGATTTCCTGCCCGCTTTCCATCCTTCTTTCAGCTCTGTGGAAATCGCTGAAATTGACAACACCCATGTTAAGGCTTGAAAGTTCAATCACAGGCATTTTTGCAGGTATTGGCGTTATGTTTTTCATCTTCTGGTATGATGTCTGTGACTGCCAGGTGCTTCCGCTTATAAGCTTGACCCCCCTGTAATCCGAGAGACCATAGGAGTGTATGTGCCCTGTCACGAAAATGTCTGGCACCTCGTCAATCACAAGGTAGTCCTTGTGCTCAGGTGCAAGCGGCGTCTTTTCGCCATATACGGGTGCCAGGTGCCTCCTTTTTAAAAGCTCAACCATGGTTTCGATCGGTTTTTCCCATGTGAGGCCGGGAATGCTGCTTATTATGTCATCGAAACTCCGTCCGTGATAGGAAAGGACTTTCCTTCCTTCGATATCTATGGTCGATGGATTTCCTACAAAGGTAACATCATTTCCGAAAAGTTTTCTGATATCGGAATGAAACGTCGGCTGAGGTTCAGCCGGTCTTACGGCGTCATGATTGCCAGGCATGAGTATTATCCTAATCCAGTCAGGCAACTCCATAAAGTATTCTGAAACACGCTGATATTGTTCGTAGACATCGCTTATTTCAAGATCATCTTCCTGGTCGGGATATACACCAATCCCATCGGCCAGATCGCCTGAAACAATCAGATAGTTTATTTCTCTCGCCTCTGGAGAATGCTTCAGCCACTTCAGCAGATCTGTCCACTCTGTGCGTAAAAATGTCTTACTGCCCACATGCGTATCTGAAAGCACCGCTACCCTGGATGTCGTGTCTAAATCATCTCTTTCCCTGTTGAATGGAACGTCCGGTCGTATCACCGCAGTTGCAATGATCATTTTTCTGTCTCTGCTCAACCTGCCGTGTATGCCGATAACCTCATCCTTAAGGACTGTGTCGAAACCCTTCTCTTTCATCAGTAGGACTGTGCATCTCTCTTCTTCGTCTTCAATTTCAAGAAGTCTGTGTCCGTTCCTTGTCGTTTTTACGGAGTTTACAATTCCTATGGTCCTCGCGTCCCTGTTTACATGCAGAATTCTGGAGATTGGAATTGCTCCTGCCATATCTGTTCGCCTAAGGAGAAGCTTTCTCAGCGACCGAAAACGATCCGTAAAATATTTGCCAAAATCCTTTACATTGCCGGTCGTTGTGCTGTTTCCGGTAATGTCCCTTAGCACATTGGGAGACGGCTGCTTCGAGTTTATCCTTCCGACTGTTTCCGGCGACTTCTTCTGCTGCACAGCTGGATGACTATCCAGGAGCATTTCTGCTGTGATGACAAGAGGAGGCGTCTCACTGGCGTCAAGAAGTCTGCCGAGTTTAAGAACGCCGTCGTTCCGCATACTGAGTCTGCTCAGCGCCTCGGGATCCAGCAAAACTCCCTTATCCGCAGCAAGTTTTAGCAACTGCTCTCGTAAAGAATTCATCCCGACCTTAATAGCATGTGACCTACTAAAAATAGTTACAGTACTGCATCAAGCAACAATGACTAACTGTGCATATTGGTAGATGAGTGCGAAAATAAGACCATTTTGCACGATTCTGATGTTGCATAATTCAATGCGCTGTAATAATTAAAATAAACATGTTTGATGGTTCGGTGACGCAAATGAACTATG
This genomic interval from Candidatus Sysuiplasma jiujiangense contains the following:
- a CDS encoding V-type ATPase subunit; this translates as MDSTYSGSYGRIKASQTEFLNESFIKSLYDMDIEGITRSLSSRSYKEDIDQLYSGYRNPELLEMAINRRLAIRNRIAQFAPPPNATDILRAYLSKWDIQNIKSVLTAKFLGYSLKETEAFLVTFRDVALGVFAGNMKKEDFNLLLSLPDIESIVETLSRYGYGSTLLQEIDSYRKGGDVSPMLRALDRFYYRRLFASLRFYLGSEGPLIRYFREEVDIRNIMMLVTAKDLAVSFESMKEDVIPYGTLQSDTLRQVYDENSVGSVMSRFAERTGLSKSSIQEKEVADLKRFEASMRLSLYQKYSTILSSQSISIGSVFAFILKAEREREVLHAIVTGKVYGVNEAEIRELTGGY
- a CDS encoding DNA-directed DNA polymerase II small subunit, which encodes MNSLREQLLKLAADKGVLLDPEALSRLSMRNDGVLKLGRLLDASETPPLVITAEMLLDSHPAVQQKKSPETVGRINSKQPSPNVLRDITGNSTTTGNVKDFGKYFTDRFRSLRKLLLRRTDMAGAIPISRILHVNRDARTIGIVNSVKTTRNGHRLLEIEDEEERCTVLLMKEKGFDTVLKDEVIGIHGRLSRDRKMIIATAVIRPDVPFNRERDDLDTTSRVAVLSDTHVGSKTFLRTEWTDLLKWLKHSPEAREINYLIVSGDLADGIGVYPDQEDDLEISDVYEQYQRVSEYFMELPDWIRIILMPGNHDAVRPAEPQPTFHSDIRKLFGNDVTFVGNPSTIDIEGRKVLSYHGRSFDDIISSIPGLTWEKPIETMVELLKRRHLAPVYGEKTPLAPEHKDYLVIDEVPDIFVTGHIHSYGLSDYRGVKLISGSTWQSQTSYQKMKNITPIPAKMPVIELSSLNMGVVNFSDFHRAERRMESGQEIRSSG
- a CDS encoding GNAT family N-acetyltransferase: MNERRQYAPKRAVSGIRIRHYRIEDRPFVVHCLVESQQYISSIDNFSLCILRKRYGENMMEMLISGLREGGCILIAEIQGKNVGMISASVHNPSALEVIEMASIKRGVITELFVEADYRGKGVAIRLIEEAERWLKSNYCQLSFLNVLSGNGRAHSLYSHLGYKEYELIMMKRLS
- a CDS encoding ATPase yields the protein MVLTTQDALLAIAASISIAGGLIGTGMAQQGIGAAGMGIIAEKPEKFGQVLFFFVIPETLWILGFVLGLILLLHIL
- a CDS encoding V-type ATP synthase subunit F (produces ATP from ADP in the presence of a proton gradient across the membrane; the F subunit is part of the catalytic core of the ATP synthase complex), encoding MAAVGERELVLGFRLLGVADAYVAEGPEAVDKFRELLAAGKHSFIMLSENIRKSMDARTIGIVNTSTSPLIVFIPLPGGREEESIEKFAKRVLGVEIGR
- a CDS encoding V-type ATP synthase subunit A, whose product is MGKVTRVSGPVVIAEDLSDARMYDVVRVGDLGLVGEVIRITGNKVTIQVYEDTSGMRPGEKVENVGKPLSVELGPGLLKSIYDGIQRPLDIIREKSGDFIRRGFSASPLDETKKWAFKPLVKRGDRVSEGQVIGEVQETSLINHKIMVPFGISGVIDELKEGDYAVSDELTSVRTEKGPVAVRLKQDWPVRVARKVVNKLPPSVPLVTGQRVIDALFPVAKGGTVAVPGPFGSGKTVVQHQLSKWSDSDVVVYVGCGERGNEMTEILTTFPELLDPKSGKPLMERTVLIANTSNMPVAAREASIYTGITIAEYYRDMGYDVALMADSTSRWAEALREISGRLEEMPGEEGYPAYLGRRVSEFYERSGSSRVVSPDERYGSVTIVGAVSPPGGDVSEPVSQNTLRVTRVFWALDSSLASRRHFPSINWLNSYSLYQLELSRWYEENVSRDWQSVYSDTMGILQKEAELQEVVQLVGYDALPEKEKAILDVARMIREDFLQQSAFDEVDSFCSTSKQYGMLKTIIEMSKRQNEAIDRGVTMEKLSSLPVREKISRMKEIRDSEFKQYYEGLIEEIRNSVAGLEV